From the genome of Perca flavescens isolate YP-PL-M2 chromosome 1, PFLA_1.0, whole genome shotgun sequence, one region includes:
- the lto1 gene encoding protein LTO1 homolog produces the protein MAGGSENEDLFDTILLADERFRGEGYREGFDKGTRRGLQDGRRHGAAHGAKLSTEISFYYGFAITWKCLLQHNTDVKSRKRMKALEALLGLIQNSPHDDPQSEKLQEHMERLRAKFRQVCSMLSVPADFNDHIKTCEGTSF, from the exons ATGGCTGGCGGCTCTGAAAATGAAGATCTATTTGACACTATTCTTCTAGCGGATGAAAG GTTCCGAGGGGAGGGCTACCGGGAGGGATTTGATAAAGGGACTCGCCGAGGACTGCAGGACGGTCGCAGACATGGAGCCGCTCATGGGGCAAAGCTCTCCACTGAG ATTTCATTCTATTATGGGTTTGCCATCACATGGAAATGTCTCCTCCAACATAATACAGATGTCAAATCAAG GAAGCGTATGAAAGCACTGGAGGCTCTCCTGGGTTTGATCCAAAACTCCCCTCATGATGATCCGCAGTCTGAAAAGCTACAGGAGCACATGGAAAGACTTCGTGCCAAGTTCAGACAG GTCTGCTCTATGCTGAGTGTCCCGGCTGACTTCAACGATCACATCAAAACTTGTGAAGGGACTTCTTTCTGA